A stretch of the Actinoalloteichus fjordicus genome encodes the following:
- a CDS encoding cytochrome c oxidase subunit 4 — protein MKVEAGIFEGTAVFAFVVAVVYGFWSGEPVGTVALVLTGGLALLVGTYFRFVSRRMEMRPEDDPEAEVSDGAGELGFFSPGSYWPFGLAAGCALTGLALAFFHIWMLIAATIIVLIAVGGLLFEYHRAPQSH, from the coding sequence ATGAAGGTCGAGGCGGGGATCTTCGAGGGCACGGCGGTGTTCGCCTTCGTCGTCGCGGTCGTCTACGGATTCTGGTCGGGGGAGCCGGTCGGCACCGTCGCCCTGGTCCTCACCGGCGGGCTCGCCCTGCTGGTGGGCACCTACTTCCGATTCGTCTCTCGGCGGATGGAGATGCGTCCGGAGGACGACCCGGAGGCGGAGGTCAGCGACGGCGCAGGCGAGCTCGGCTTCTTCAGCCCCGGCAGCTACTGGCCGTTCGGCCTCGCGGCAGGCTGCGCGCTCACCGGCCTGGCGCTGGCGTTCTTCCACATCTGGATGCTGATCGCCGCCACGATCATCGTGCTCATCGCCGTCGGCGGCCTGCTCTTCGAGTACCACCGCGCGCCGCAGAGCCACTGA
- the qcrB gene encoding cytochrome bc1 complex cytochrome b subunit, translating to MSSITTPTKPKSIGVRAAAGAATWADDRFHMSRGIRKQLNKVFPTHWSFMLGEIALYSFIVLLLTGTYLALFFDPSMAHVEYQGSLENMRGIEMSRAYASTLDISFEVRGGLFARQVHHWAALLFMAAIVVHMLRVFFTGAFRKPREVNWVIGILLFIMGFFEGLTGYSLPDDLLSGTGLRIVSGITMSIPVIGTWANWAIFGGEYPGTEIIPRFYTLHILLLPGLILGLIAVHLGLVWYQKHTQFPGVGRKETNVVGVRIMPVFALKAGGFFAVVAGVLAIMGGIFQINAIWNIGPYNASQISAGSQPDWYVIWLDGMTRIWPSWELYLGNYLVPAAFFPAVLGMGLIFTLAGAYPWIEKAFTKDDAYHNLLQRPRDVPVRTSLGAMALAFFGVLMFTGANDIIAEQFDISLNAMTWVGRLGVLFFPPIAYYITYRICIGLQRADREVLEHGIETGIIKRLPHGEFIEVHQPLGQVDEHGHPVPLDYQGAAVPKRMNELGAAGSPVRGSLLTPDSAEETAAVTKAESEDRHLLGPAESDDSAARGVEPKGEDGDTPEQPRG from the coding sequence ATGAGCTCGATCACCACGCCGACGAAGCCCAAGAGCATCGGGGTGCGTGCGGCGGCAGGGGCGGCGACCTGGGCCGACGATCGTTTTCACATGTCCAGGGGCATCCGCAAGCAGCTCAACAAGGTCTTCCCGACGCACTGGTCCTTCATGCTCGGCGAGATCGCGTTGTACAGCTTCATCGTGCTGCTGCTCACCGGCACGTACCTCGCGTTGTTCTTCGACCCGTCGATGGCGCACGTCGAGTACCAGGGCAGCCTGGAGAACATGCGGGGCATCGAGATGTCCCGCGCCTATGCCTCGACACTGGACATCTCCTTCGAGGTCCGAGGCGGCCTGTTCGCCCGTCAGGTGCACCACTGGGCCGCGCTGCTGTTCATGGCCGCGATCGTGGTCCACATGCTGCGGGTGTTCTTCACCGGTGCGTTCCGCAAGCCGCGTGAGGTCAACTGGGTCATCGGCATCCTGCTCTTCATCATGGGCTTCTTCGAGGGCCTGACCGGCTACTCGCTGCCCGACGACCTGCTCTCGGGCACGGGCCTGCGGATCGTCTCCGGCATCACGATGTCGATCCCGGTGATCGGCACCTGGGCCAACTGGGCGATCTTCGGCGGGGAGTATCCGGGAACCGAGATCATCCCTCGGTTCTACACGCTGCACATCCTGCTGCTGCCCGGCCTGATCCTCGGTCTGATCGCGGTCCACCTCGGACTGGTCTGGTACCAGAAGCACACGCAGTTCCCCGGCGTCGGTCGCAAGGAGACCAACGTCGTCGGCGTGCGGATCATGCCGGTGTTCGCCCTCAAGGCGGGCGGCTTCTTCGCCGTCGTCGCCGGTGTGCTGGCGATCATGGGCGGCATCTTCCAGATCAACGCGATCTGGAACATCGGCCCGTACAACGCCTCGCAGATCAGCGCGGGCTCGCAGCCGGACTGGTACGTGATCTGGCTGGACGGCATGACCAGGATCTGGCCGTCCTGGGAGTTGTATCTGGGCAATTATCTGGTGCCTGCCGCGTTCTTCCCTGCCGTGCTCGGCATGGGGCTGATCTTCACGCTCGCCGGTGCCTATCCGTGGATCGAGAAGGCCTTCACCAAGGACGACGCGTACCACAACCTGTTGCAGCGGCCCCGCGACGTTCCGGTGCGCACCAGCCTCGGCGCGATGGCGCTGGCCTTCTTCGGGGTCCTGATGTTCACCGGCGCCAACGACATCATCGCGGAGCAGTTCGACATCTCGTTGAACGCGATGACCTGGGTCGGCAGACTCGGCGTGCTGTTCTTCCCGCCGATCGCGTACTACATCACCTACCGGATCTGCATCGGGTTGCAACGGGCCGACCGCGAGGTGCTGGAGCACGGCATCGAGACCGGCATCATCAAGCGGCTGCCGCACGGCGAGTTCATCGAGGTCCACCAGCCGCTGGGCCAGGTGGACGAGCACGGCCACCCGGTGCCGCTGGACTACCAGGGCGCTGCCGTTCCCAAGCGGATGAACGAGCTCGGGGCGGCGGGCAGCCCGGTGCGCGGCAGCCTACTCACCCCCGACTCGGCCGAGGAGACGGCGGCGGTGACGAAGGCCGAGAGCGAAGACCGGCATCTGCTGGGCCCCGCCGAATCGGACGACTCCGCCGCGCGCGGTGTCGAGCCGAAGGGCGAGGACGGCGACACGCCGGAGCAGCCGCGCGGCTGA
- the qcrC gene encoding cytochrome bc1 complex diheme cytochrome c subunit, which produces MTTTDKPRSTFRSKLRRRISGVLALGVALAAAGALYTAFMPKPHVAQATEQAELARQGEELYNNACITCHGSNLEGVQDRGPSLIGVGEAAVHFQVSTGRMPMMRQDAQALRKPSVYDSGEIEALGAYIQANGGGPETPEARGAELRGDNVARGGELFRLNCASCHNFTGRGGALSSGKFAPNLDGVSEDEIYTAMLTGPQNMPVFSDRQLTPTEKEDIIAFVKSVTDGNNNPGGLSLGGFGPAVEGVVVFVVGIAALVGVSLWIGAKQ; this is translated from the coding sequence ATGACCACGACAGACAAGCCGCGGAGCACCTTCCGCTCCAAGCTGCGACGGCGGATCTCGGGCGTGCTGGCGCTGGGTGTGGCACTGGCGGCAGCCGGCGCGCTCTACACCGCCTTCATGCCGAAGCCGCACGTCGCGCAGGCCACCGAGCAGGCCGAACTGGCACGGCAGGGCGAGGAGCTCTACAACAACGCCTGCATCACCTGCCATGGCTCCAACCTGGAGGGTGTGCAGGACCGCGGCCCCAGCCTGATCGGCGTCGGCGAGGCGGCCGTGCACTTCCAGGTCTCCACGGGCCGGATGCCGATGATGCGCCAGGATGCCCAGGCACTGCGCAAGCCCTCTGTGTACGACTCCGGCGAGATCGAGGCGTTGGGGGCCTACATCCAGGCCAACGGCGGCGGTCCCGAGACTCCGGAGGCGCGCGGCGCCGAGCTGCGAGGTGACAACGTCGCGCGCGGTGGCGAGCTGTTCCGGCTCAACTGTGCCTCCTGCCACAACTTCACCGGTCGGGGCGGGGCACTGTCCTCCGGCAAGTTCGCGCCGAACCTCGACGGGGTCAGCGAGGACGAGATCTACACCGCGATGCTCACCGGCCCGCAGAACATGCCGGTCTTCTCCGATCGGCAGCTGACGCCGACGGAGAAGGAGGACATCATCGCCTTCGTCAAGTCCGTCACCGACGGCAACAACAACCCGGGCGGCCTGTCACTCGGCGGGTTCGGTCCCGCCGTCGAGGGTGTCGTCGTCTTCGTGGTCGGGATTGCGGCGCTGGTCGGCGTCTCCCTCTGGATCGGAGCCAAGCAATGA
- the ctaC gene encoding aa3-type cytochrome oxidase subunit II: protein MGQKATRLAKLGGSFGLVALATTGCSANDVLRFGWPEGVTPQADQMRNLWTWSVIAALLVGVLVWGLILWSVAFHRKRGEEMPRQTQYNVPLELVYTVIPLVMVTVLFYFTATTQNYVLAQEEEPDVTVEVVAFQWNWEFRHLDETTPDGDPVSTLGSSDEIPLLVVPTDQVIQYEVRSNDVIHSFFVPEFHFKRDTFPHPEKNNQDNVFQNVIDEPGAFVGRCAELCGTYHSMMNFEVRALPGDLYDEFMGLRVQDNPVTGDLYTASEALTEMDCGELCAPEAVTTHPFNTDRTAREASTREQN from the coding sequence GTGGGCCAGAAGGCAACGCGGCTGGCGAAGCTAGGTGGATCGTTCGGCCTGGTAGCCCTGGCAACCACCGGCTGCTCCGCGAACGATGTGCTTCGGTTCGGCTGGCCGGAGGGAGTCACTCCGCAGGCCGATCAGATGCGGAATCTGTGGACGTGGTCGGTGATCGCGGCGCTGCTGGTCGGCGTCCTGGTCTGGGGCCTGATCCTCTGGTCGGTGGCGTTCCACCGCAAGCGCGGTGAGGAGATGCCGCGCCAGACGCAGTACAACGTTCCGTTGGAGCTGGTGTACACCGTCATCCCGCTGGTGATGGTGACCGTCCTCTTCTACTTCACCGCGACGACGCAGAACTATGTGCTCGCGCAGGAGGAGGAACCCGACGTCACCGTCGAGGTGGTCGCCTTCCAGTGGAACTGGGAGTTCCGTCACCTGGACGAGACGACGCCCGACGGCGACCCGGTGAGCACCCTCGGCAGCAGCGACGAGATCCCCCTGCTGGTGGTCCCGACGGACCAGGTCATCCAGTACGAGGTGCGGTCCAACGACGTGATCCACTCGTTCTTCGTCCCGGAGTTCCACTTCAAGCGCGACACGTTCCCGCACCCGGAGAAGAACAACCAGGACAACGTGTTCCAGAACGTGATCGACGAGCCCGGCGCGTTCGTCGGTCGATGCGCCGAACTGTGCGGCACCTATCACTCGATGATGAACTTCGAGGTACGTGCGCTGCCCGGCGACCTGTACGACGAGTTCATGGGCCTGCGAGTGCAGGACAACCCGGTGACCGGCGACCTGTACACGGCCTCCGAGGCGCTGACCGAGATGGACTGTGGCGAGCTGTGTGCGCCGGAGGCGGTCACGACTCACCCGTTCAACACCGACCGCACCGCACGCGAGGCCAGCACTCGCGAGCAGAACTGA
- the ctaE gene encoding aa3-type cytochrome oxidase subunit III, with protein sequence MRRVTTASPPIAQRVHSLNRPNMVSVGTIVWLSSELMFFAGLFAMYFTVRAQHDGPWPPEPSELNLGYALPFTIILVASSWTCQLGVFAAERGDVFGLRRWYLLTLVLGTIFVAGQAGEYYTLMTAHDTTISSSPFGTVFYMTTGFHGLHVIGGLIAFVFLLMRTKMSKFTPAQATSAIVVSYYWHFVDIVWIGLFAVIYLVP encoded by the coding sequence ATGCGTCGCGTGACAACGGCATCGCCTCCCATCGCCCAGCGGGTGCATTCGCTGAACCGACCGAACATGGTCAGCGTCGGCACGATCGTGTGGTTGTCGAGCGAACTCATGTTCTTCGCCGGCCTCTTCGCGATGTACTTCACGGTGAGGGCGCAGCACGACGGCCCGTGGCCGCCGGAGCCGTCCGAGTTGAACCTCGGATATGCGCTGCCCTTCACGATCATCCTCGTGGCGTCCTCGTGGACCTGCCAGCTCGGTGTGTTCGCTGCGGAGCGGGGCGACGTCTTCGGCCTGCGCCGGTGGTATCTCCTCACCCTGGTGCTCGGCACGATCTTCGTCGCCGGCCAGGCAGGTGAGTACTACACGCTGATGACCGCGCACGACACCACGATCTCGTCCTCGCCCTTCGGCACCGTCTTCTACATGACGACCGGGTTCCACGGCTTGCACGTCATCGGTGGTCTCATCGCGTTCGTGTTCCTGCTCATGCGCACCAAGATGAGTAAGTTCACGCCTGCCCAGGCGACCTCGGCGATCGTCGTGTCCTACTACTGGCACTTCGTCGACATCGTGTGGATCGGGCTGTTCGCCGTCATCTACCTGGTCCCCTGA
- the trpD gene encoding anthranilate phosphoribosyltransferase, with product MHEGAGPTPHTWPALLTRLVTGHDLSTENTAWAMNQVMTGQATPAQIAGFAVALRAKGETPSEIRGMADAMLAHARLIDLDVRAMDVVGTGGDRSNSVNISTMTALVVAAAGVPVVKHGNRASSSSCGTADVLEALGVVIDLPPTGVRSSVIELGIGFCFAPVFHPAYARAAGPRREIGIRTAFNLLGPLTNPGRPKGGLIGCADARMAPVMAQVFADRGQSVLVVRGDDGLDELTTTTTSTAWVVHDGLVRQVTVDPTVLGISLASAEDLRGGDAEHNAAVVRDLVAGRPGPVRDAVLLNAAGALAAHEGFEGDLDQVLRAGLTEAAKAVDSGAAGDLLNRWAARSVEIRDELAR from the coding sequence ATGCATGAGGGCGCAGGACCGACCCCGCACACCTGGCCTGCGCTGCTCACGCGGCTGGTCACCGGGCACGATCTGAGCACCGAGAACACCGCCTGGGCCATGAATCAGGTGATGACCGGCCAGGCGACTCCCGCCCAGATCGCGGGATTCGCGGTGGCGCTGCGGGCCAAGGGTGAGACGCCGAGCGAGATCCGGGGCATGGCCGACGCCATGCTGGCTCATGCCCGGCTGATCGATCTGGACGTGCGGGCGATGGACGTCGTCGGCACCGGCGGCGACCGGTCCAACAGTGTCAACATCTCCACGATGACCGCCCTGGTCGTCGCGGCGGCGGGTGTGCCGGTGGTCAAGCACGGCAACCGGGCGTCGTCGTCCAGCTGCGGCACCGCCGACGTGCTCGAGGCCCTGGGCGTCGTCATCGACCTGCCGCCCACGGGCGTGCGGTCCTCGGTGATCGAGCTGGGGATCGGCTTCTGCTTCGCTCCCGTCTTCCACCCGGCCTACGCGCGCGCGGCGGGCCCGAGGCGGGAGATCGGCATCCGCACCGCCTTCAACCTGCTCGGCCCGCTGACCAATCCCGGCAGGCCGAAGGGCGGTCTCATCGGCTGCGCCGACGCGCGGATGGCGCCGGTGATGGCACAGGTCTTCGCCGATCGCGGCCAGTCGGTGCTGGTGGTGCGGGGAGACGACGGCCTCGACGAGCTGACCACCACGACGACCTCGACGGCCTGGGTGGTGCATGACGGCCTGGTCCGGCAGGTGACCGTGGACCCGACGGTGCTGGGCATCTCCCTGGCGAGCGCCGAGGATCTCCGAGGCGGCGACGCCGAGCACAATGCCGCCGTCGTCCGCGATCTGGTGGCGGGCAGACCCGGCCCGGTCCGCGACGCGGTGCTGCTCAACGCGGCCGGCGCGCTGGCCGCCCATGAAGGCTTCGAAGGGGACCTCGATCAGGTGCTTCGCGCCGGGCTGACCGAAGCCGCCAAGGCCGTCGACTCCGGCGCGGCAGGCGACCTGTTGAACCGCTGGGCCGCGCGATCCGTCGAGATCCGCGACGAACTCGCCCGCTGA
- a CDS encoding Lrp/AsnC family transcriptional regulator: MITAFVLVNAVADRIPEAAQEIADIDGVDEVYSCSGEVDLVVLVRVAEHADLAALIPGRIGKVDGVLNTDTHIAFRSYSRRDAEESFSIGSDDAG; the protein is encoded by the coding sequence GTGATCACCGCGTTCGTGCTCGTCAACGCCGTCGCCGACCGCATTCCTGAAGCCGCCCAGGAGATCGCCGACATCGACGGCGTGGACGAGGTGTACTCCTGCTCCGGCGAGGTCGATCTCGTCGTCCTCGTCCGGGTCGCCGAACACGCCGACCTCGCGGCGCTGATCCCCGGCCGCATCGGCAAGGTCGACGGCGTGCTCAACACGGACACCCACATCGCGTTCCGCTCCTACTCCCGCCGCGACGCCGAGGAGTCCTTCTCGATCGGCTCGGACGACGCGGGCTGA
- the qcrA gene encoding cytochrome bc1 complex Rieske iron-sulfur subunit: MSEPSKGVPSDAELAELSREELVRLGTELDDVELVKYQDRFPVKGTRAEKRAERQVAGWFLLAGLSGLAFLGLYLFWPNEYQSPFAEGHFVYSLYTPLIGATLGLSVLAIGVGVISYAKKFVPEEEAVQQRHNGGSEEIDKKTTAALLADAGQRSGIARRSMIKRSAGFGAGVFGLGVGVFALGGLVKNPWAEGETPDSLWHTGWMHTSDNEKVYLRRDTGDPGEVSLVRPEDIQAGGFETVFPFRESERGDHDALYYALRRSDNPVMLIRLRPGSEPVKRKGQEDFNYGDYYAYSKICTHLGCPTSLFEQQTGRLLCPCHQSQFDVVNTYAKPVFGPATRSLPQLPIDIDEDGFLVARSDFIEAVGPGFWERKS; the protein is encoded by the coding sequence ATGAGCGAGCCGAGCAAGGGCGTCCCCAGTGACGCCGAGCTCGCGGAGCTGAGTCGGGAAGAACTCGTTCGCCTCGGCACCGAGCTCGACGACGTCGAGCTCGTCAAGTATCAGGACCGGTTCCCGGTCAAGGGGACGCGCGCCGAGAAGCGCGCCGAACGCCAGGTGGCGGGCTGGTTCCTGCTCGCAGGCCTGTCCGGCCTCGCCTTCCTCGGGCTCTACCTGTTCTGGCCGAACGAGTACCAGAGCCCGTTCGCCGAGGGGCACTTCGTCTACTCGCTGTACACGCCGCTGATCGGGGCCACCCTCGGTCTGTCGGTGCTCGCGATCGGCGTCGGAGTGATCTCCTACGCGAAGAAGTTCGTGCCGGAGGAAGAGGCCGTTCAGCAGCGGCACAACGGCGGCTCCGAGGAGATCGACAAGAAGACGACCGCCGCACTGCTCGCGGACGCGGGCCAGCGCAGCGGCATCGCCCGCCGGTCCATGATCAAGCGGTCGGCAGGTTTCGGCGCGGGTGTCTTCGGCCTCGGCGTCGGCGTCTTCGCCCTGGGCGGTCTGGTCAAGAACCCATGGGCCGAGGGTGAGACGCCGGATTCGCTGTGGCACACCGGCTGGATGCACACGAGCGACAACGAGAAGGTCTACCTTCGTCGCGACACCGGCGACCCCGGCGAGGTCTCGCTGGTTCGTCCCGAGGACATCCAGGCGGGCGGCTTCGAGACGGTCTTCCCGTTCCGAGAGTCCGAGCGCGGCGACCACGACGCGCTGTACTACGCGCTGCGTCGTTCCGACAACCCCGTGATGCTCATCCGGCTTCGTCCCGGATCGGAGCCGGTCAAGCGCAAGGGGCAGGAAGACTTCAACTACGGCGACTACTACGCCTACTCGAAGATCTGCACCCACCTCGGCTGCCCGACCTCGCTGTTCGAGCAGCAGACGGGTCGCCTGCTCTGTCCGTGCCACCAGTCGCAGTTCGACGTGGTGAACACCTACGCCAAGCCCGTCTTCGGTCCGGCGACCCGCTCGCTGCCGCAGCTGCCGATCGACATCGACGAGGACGGCTTCCTGGTGGCGCGCAGCGACTTCATCGAGGCCGTGGGCCCTGGCTTCTGGGAGCGTAAGTCATGA
- a CDS encoding NYN domain-containing protein: MGEPSAGESSAGESTVDWEGLPELIRVRLAEVAAAALGGLAMAEIPRPLRSVAKFTPGKRARFGRAPLLAELRASTAFRSAVFVWAGQHHPALIDTESDDPVTRAVGALLAGGDQAAERVRVVARRAEDAQLRSERDTAVARAERLTAELDRLRAENGAVRAAVELARTESEEELDRLRRRLREQGVRLRQAKDAAAAALTEAEQVRAAADEAVRELTEQRDRERDRAEAERARARRALADAEVARQSAREARQADEVRLALLVDTLDGAVTGLRRELAIGGGGGPRPADLVSGASASLGKGGRVEDPAALDRLLALPAVHLVVDGYNVTKTGYPELTLAAQRERLAQQLGALAARTGAEVTVVFDGADVVSVPTVVSRGTRVLFSDPGVSADDVIRALVAAEPEGRPVVVATSDRAVADSVRRRGAHPVPSAILLARLGRI; the protein is encoded by the coding sequence GTGGGGGAGCCGTCGGCGGGGGAGTCGTCGGCGGGGGAGTCGACGGTGGATTGGGAGGGACTGCCCGAGCTGATTCGCGTGCGTCTCGCGGAGGTGGCCGCCGCCGCACTCGGCGGGCTCGCCATGGCGGAGATCCCGCGTCCGCTGCGGTCGGTCGCGAAGTTCACCCCCGGCAAGCGGGCCCGCTTCGGCAGGGCGCCGCTGCTGGCCGAGCTGCGGGCCTCCACGGCGTTTCGTTCTGCCGTCTTCGTGTGGGCGGGACAGCATCACCCGGCCTTGATCGACACCGAGTCCGACGACCCGGTCACCCGGGCCGTCGGGGCGCTGTTGGCGGGCGGTGATCAGGCCGCCGAGCGGGTGCGGGTGGTGGCGCGGCGCGCCGAGGACGCACAGCTTCGGTCCGAACGGGACACTGCGGTGGCCAGGGCGGAGCGCCTGACCGCCGAGCTGGATCGACTGCGCGCGGAGAACGGCGCGGTGCGGGCGGCCGTCGAGCTGGCCAGGACCGAGTCAGAGGAGGAGCTGGACCGGCTGCGTCGCAGACTCCGCGAGCAGGGCGTGCGACTGAGACAGGCCAAGGACGCCGCCGCAGCCGCGTTGACCGAGGCGGAGCAGGTGCGGGCGGCCGCTGACGAGGCGGTGCGGGAGTTGACCGAGCAGCGGGACCGCGAACGTGATCGGGCCGAGGCCGAGCGGGCCAGGGCACGGCGTGCCCTGGCCGACGCCGAGGTGGCCAGGCAGTCCGCTCGCGAGGCCAGACAGGCGGACGAGGTCCGGCTCGCGTTGCTGGTGGACACCCTCGACGGTGCGGTGACCGGCCTGCGACGCGAGCTGGCGATCGGGGGCGGTGGCGGCCCCCGGCCCGCAGACCTGGTGAGTGGAGCGAGCGCCTCGCTGGGGAAGGGCGGCCGGGTGGAGGACCCGGCCGCGCTGGACCGGCTGCTCGCCCTGCCCGCCGTGCATCTGGTGGTAGACGGCTACAACGTGACCAAGACCGGGTATCCCGAGCTGACCTTGGCGGCGCAGCGGGAGCGGCTGGCCCAGCAGCTAGGCGCCCTCGCCGCTCGGACCGGCGCCGAGGTGACGGTGGTGTTCGACGGCGCGGACGTCGTGTCGGTGCCGACGGTGGTGAGCCGGGGGACCCGAGTGCTGTTCAGTGATCCCGGCGTGTCGGCCGACGACGTGATCCGCGCACTGGTGGCGGCGGAGCCGGAGGGCAGACCGGTCGTGGTGGCGACCTCTGACCGCGCGGTGGCCGACTCCGTCCGCCGCAGAGGCGCGCATCCGGTGCCCTCGGCGATACTCCTGGCTCGGCTGGGGCGGATCTGA
- a CDS encoding DEDD exonuclease domain-containing protein: protein MTDVAGPPELQLTFDELGTPLRAVTFVVVDLETTGGSSRGDAITEIGAVKVRGGQVIGEFATLVNPGRGIPPMIMSLTGITDAMVTEAPRIESVLPAFLEFAAGCVLVAHNAPFDVGFLRAAAEELGHPWPKPTVLCTVRLARRVLRRDEAPNVKLASLARLFRSPTTPSHRALTDARATVDVLHGLLERVGPVGVQSLEELLGYLPEVSTAQRRKRQLAADLPHAPGVYLFRGPREEVLYVGTAVDLRRRVRQYFTAGETRARVREMVGIAERVDAVECAHSLEAEVRELRLLAAHRPRYNRRSTTPHRAWWIVLTDEAFPRLSVVRRARDGAMGPFRTRRAAEDAVETLHEGSAVRRCAERIPARDQRGRPCTLAEIGRCAAPCAGRQSIEDYAPAVIEVAELFAGARAAVLERLDDRLGELAEQQRFEDAARHRDRLATLVRALDRGQRLAALASVGELVAARPDGAGGWHLAVIRYGRLASAGTARRGVAPMPVVGMLRASAETVLPEPGPLRGATADEVIVIRRWLTTGGTRLVDSDVPWAEPAGGAGRWQQWVAKADAGRAGYAAAD, encoded by the coding sequence ATGACCGACGTGGCAGGGCCCCCGGAGCTTCAGCTCACCTTCGACGAACTCGGCACGCCGCTGCGTGCCGTCACGTTCGTCGTAGTGGACCTGGAGACCACCGGCGGCAGCAGTCGGGGCGACGCCATCACCGAGATCGGCGCCGTGAAGGTCCGAGGCGGTCAGGTGATCGGCGAGTTCGCCACCCTGGTCAACCCGGGCCGGGGCATTCCGCCGATGATCATGTCGCTGACGGGCATCACCGACGCGATGGTGACCGAGGCACCCCGCATCGAGTCCGTCCTGCCCGCCTTCCTCGAGTTCGCCGCAGGCTGCGTGCTCGTCGCCCACAACGCCCCCTTCGACGTCGGATTCCTGCGCGCGGCAGCGGAAGAACTCGGCCATCCCTGGCCCAAGCCCACCGTGCTGTGTACGGTCCGGCTCGCCCGCCGGGTGCTGCGCAGGGACGAGGCGCCCAACGTCAAGCTCGCCAGTCTCGCCCGGCTGTTCCGTTCCCCGACCACGCCCAGCCACCGGGCGCTGACCGATGCCCGCGCCACCGTCGACGTCCTGCACGGACTGCTCGAACGAGTCGGACCCGTCGGCGTCCAGTCGCTCGAGGAGCTGCTCGGCTATCTGCCGGAGGTGAGCACCGCACAGCGCCGCAAGCGGCAGCTCGCGGCCGACCTGCCGCACGCCCCCGGTGTCTACCTGTTCCGGGGTCCCCGCGAGGAGGTGCTGTACGTGGGCACCGCCGTCGACCTGCGACGTCGAGTCCGGCAGTACTTCACCGCGGGCGAGACGCGGGCGCGTGTCCGCGAGATGGTCGGGATCGCCGAGCGCGTCGATGCCGTCGAGTGCGCCCACTCGCTGGAGGCGGAGGTACGGGAACTGCGGCTGCTCGCCGCGCACCGCCCGCGCTACAACCGCCGTTCCACCACCCCACATCGCGCGTGGTGGATCGTGTTGACCGACGAGGCCTTCCCCCGGCTGTCGGTCGTCCGGCGGGCCCGTGACGGCGCCATGGGCCCGTTTCGCACCCGGCGGGCGGCCGAGGACGCGGTGGAGACGCTGCACGAGGGCAGCGCGGTGCGACGGTGCGCCGAGCGGATTCCGGCGCGCGACCAACGAGGCAGACCGTGCACTCTCGCCGAGATCGGCCGCTGCGCCGCGCCCTGCGCCGGACGACAGAGCATCGAGGACTACGCACCGGCCGTGATCGAGGTCGCGGAACTGTTCGCGGGTGCACGGGCCGCGGTGCTGGAACGGCTCGACGACCGGCTGGGCGAGCTGGCCGAACAGCAGCGCTTCGAGGACGCGGCACGACATCGGGACCGACTGGCCACCCTGGTGCGGGCCCTGGACCGAGGTCAGCGGCTCGCCGCCCTGGCCTCGGTCGGCGAACTCGTGGCGGCGCGGCCCGACGGCGCGGGCGGCTGGCATCTCGCCGTCATCCGGTACGGCAGGCTGGCCTCGGCGGGCACCGCTCGACGCGGGGTCGCACCGATGCCGGTGGTCGGGATGCTGCGCGCGAGCGCCGAGACCGTACTGCCGGAGCCTGGCCCGCTGCGGGGCGCGACGGCCGACGAGGTGATCGTGATCCGCCGCTGGCTCACGACCGGCGGCACTCGACTCGTGGACTCCGACGTGCCGTGGGCCGAGCCCGCGGGCGGTGCGGGCCGCTGGCAGCAGTGGGTGGCCAAGGCCGACGCAGGTCGGGCCGGTTACGCGGCGGCGGACTGA